Proteins encoded together in one Thermomonospora curvata DSM 43183 window:
- a CDS encoding argininosuccinate synthase, whose translation MTERVVLAYSGGLDTSVAIPYLAEQTGGEVIAVAVDVGQGGEDLEVIRKRALACGAVEAVVVDAREEFASDFCVPALQANALYMDRYPLVSALSRPLIVKHLAAAAKEFGGTAVAHGCTGKGNDQVRFEAGLAALNPDLKVIAPARDFAWTRDKAIEYAESKGLPIDVSAKSPYSIDQNLWGRAVETGFLEDIWNAPIEDLYDYTSDPSAQRDPDEVVITFRAGVPVALDGRELTPLQIIEELNQRAGAQGVGRIDMVEDRLVGIKSREVYEAPAAIALITAHMELENVTVERDLARFKRSVDQRWGELVYDGLWYSPLKRSLDAFIAESQKHVSGEIRMTLHGGRAVVTGRRSDASLYDHDLATYDTGDTFDQSLAKGFVELWSLPSKIAAVRDRRVQG comes from the coding sequence ATGACCGAGCGGGTCGTACTCGCATATTCCGGAGGGCTGGACACCTCCGTGGCCATCCCCTACCTCGCCGAGCAGACCGGCGGGGAGGTCATCGCCGTCGCCGTCGATGTCGGCCAGGGCGGCGAGGACCTGGAGGTCATCCGCAAGCGGGCGCTGGCCTGCGGCGCCGTCGAGGCCGTGGTGGTGGACGCCCGCGAGGAGTTCGCCTCCGACTTCTGCGTCCCGGCCCTGCAGGCCAACGCCCTCTACATGGACCGCTACCCGCTGGTGTCGGCGCTGTCGCGGCCGCTGATCGTCAAGCACCTGGCCGCCGCCGCCAAGGAGTTCGGCGGCACCGCCGTCGCCCACGGCTGCACCGGCAAGGGCAACGACCAGGTCCGCTTCGAGGCCGGCCTGGCGGCGCTGAACCCGGACCTGAAGGTCATCGCCCCGGCCCGCGACTTCGCCTGGACCCGCGACAAGGCCATCGAGTACGCCGAGTCCAAGGGCCTGCCGATCGACGTGTCGGCCAAGTCCCCCTACTCCATCGACCAGAACCTGTGGGGCCGGGCCGTGGAGACCGGCTTCCTGGAGGACATCTGGAACGCGCCCATCGAGGACCTCTACGACTACACCTCCGACCCGTCCGCCCAGCGCGACCCGGACGAGGTGGTCATCACCTTCCGCGCCGGCGTGCCCGTGGCCCTCGACGGCCGGGAGCTGACCCCGCTGCAGATCATCGAGGAGCTCAACCAGCGCGCCGGCGCCCAGGGCGTGGGCCGCATCGACATGGTCGAAGACCGCCTGGTCGGCATCAAGAGCCGCGAGGTCTACGAGGCCCCCGCCGCCATCGCGCTGATCACCGCGCACATGGAGCTGGAGAACGTCACCGTCGAACGCGACCTGGCCCGCTTCAAGCGCAGCGTCGACCAGCGCTGGGGCGAACTGGTCTACGACGGGCTGTGGTACTCCCCGCTCAAGCGTTCCCTGGACGCCTTCATCGCCGAGTCCCAAAAGCACGTCTCCGGCGAGATCCGCATGACGCTGCACGGCGGCCGCGCCGTGGTCACCGGCCGGCGCAGCGACGCCTCCCTGTACGACCACGACCTGGCCACCTACGACACCGGCGACACCTTCGACCAGAGCCTGGCCAAGGGCTTCGTGGAACTGTGGAGCCTGCCCAGCAAGATCGCCGCCGTCCGCGACCGTCGCGTCCAGGGCTGA
- the argF gene encoding ornithine carbamoyltransferase gives MVRHFLRDDDLTPAEQAEVLDLAAAMKRDRFAHRPLEGPRTVAVLFDKHSTRTRISFAVGIAELGGHALVMDAGTSQLGRGETIADTARVLERQVAAIVWRTSGQERVEEMAAFSSVPVVNALTDQFHPCQILADLQTIREAKGGLAGVTLAYLGDGANNMAHSYLLGGATAGMHVRIAAPAGYAPDPAVVARAEEIAAGTGGSVQVTTDPKAAADGADVLATDTWVSMGQDAKDLAVFEPYRVDEEKVALAGPQVSVLHCLPAYRGKEISAEVLDGPHSLVWDEAENRLHAQKALLTWLLRQTATEEGGG, from the coding sequence ATGGTGCGCCATTTCCTGCGGGACGACGACCTGACCCCCGCCGAGCAGGCCGAAGTCCTCGACCTGGCCGCCGCCATGAAGCGCGACCGCTTCGCCCACCGCCCCCTGGAGGGGCCGCGGACGGTGGCGGTGCTGTTCGACAAGCACTCCACCCGCACCCGCATCTCTTTCGCCGTCGGCATCGCCGAACTCGGCGGCCACGCCCTGGTGATGGACGCCGGCACCAGCCAGCTCGGCCGGGGCGAGACCATCGCCGACACCGCCCGGGTGCTGGAACGCCAGGTCGCCGCGATCGTCTGGCGCACCAGCGGCCAGGAGCGGGTCGAGGAGATGGCCGCCTTCTCCTCGGTCCCGGTCGTCAACGCCCTCACCGACCAGTTCCACCCCTGCCAGATCCTGGCCGACCTGCAGACCATCCGGGAGGCCAAGGGCGGCTTGGCCGGGGTGACCCTGGCCTACCTGGGCGACGGCGCCAACAACATGGCCCACTCCTACCTGCTGGGCGGCGCCACCGCCGGCATGCACGTGCGCATCGCCGCCCCCGCCGGCTACGCCCCCGACCCGGCCGTCGTGGCGCGCGCCGAGGAGATCGCCGCCGGCACCGGCGGCTCGGTGCAGGTCACCACCGACCCCAAGGCCGCCGCCGACGGCGCCGACGTGCTGGCCACCGACACCTGGGTCTCCATGGGCCAGGACGCAAAAGACCTGGCCGTCTTCGAGCCCTACCGGGTCGACGAGGAGAAGGTCGCGCTGGCCGGCCCGCAGGTGTCGGTACTGCACTGCCTGCCCGCCTACCGCGGCAAGGAGATCAGCGCCGAGGTCCTGGACGGCCCGCACAGCCTGGTGTGGGACGAGGCCGAAAACCGGCTGCACGCCCAAAAGGCCCTGCTGACCTGGCTGCTGCGGCAGACCGCGACGGAGGAGGGCGGAGGGTGA
- a CDS encoding arginine repressor: MNGERTVRRPTAPGERGTGAATPMTKAARQARVVELLGKHPVHSQAELARLLAAEGVEVTQATLSRDLVEIGAVRLRAEDGSLIYAVPGEGGERIPRARTGSAETFHGRLARLAQELLVSAEASANLVIVRTPPGAAQYLASAIDHAEWPEVLGTVAGDDSILVISRDPQGGQALADALLRLTERRG; the protein is encoded by the coding sequence GTGAACGGCGAGCGGACCGTCCGCAGACCCACCGCCCCCGGCGAGCGGGGAACGGGCGCCGCCACCCCGATGACCAAGGCGGCGCGCCAGGCCCGCGTCGTCGAGCTGCTCGGCAAGCACCCCGTCCACTCCCAGGCGGAACTGGCCCGCCTGCTGGCAGCCGAGGGCGTGGAGGTCACCCAGGCGACACTGTCGCGGGACCTGGTGGAGATCGGCGCGGTGCGGCTGCGCGCCGAGGACGGCAGCCTGATCTACGCCGTCCCCGGCGAGGGCGGCGAGCGCATCCCGCGCGCCCGCACCGGCTCGGCCGAGACCTTCCACGGCCGGCTCGCCCGGCTGGCCCAGGAACTGCTGGTGTCCGCCGAGGCGTCGGCCAACCTGGTCATCGTGCGCACCCCGCCCGGCGCCGCCCAATACCTGGCCTCCGCCATCGACCACGCCGAATGGCCTGAAGTGCTGGGCACCGTCGCCGGCGACGACTCCATCCTGGTCATCTCCCGCGATCCCCAGGGCGGGCAGGCGCTGGCCGACGCCCTGCTCCGGCTGACCGAACGACGAGGCTAG